Genomic segment of Malania oleifera isolate guangnan ecotype guangnan chromosome 7, ASM2987363v1, whole genome shotgun sequence:
acaattaaaaaaaattatttcagaatattagtgacgaatttgaagattcgtcactattagccactTATGATTGACAGACTTGAGAACCGTCACAAATactctttttatttaaaaaaaatagaaaaatttatttcaaagtattagtaacaaatttaaaGATTCGTTACTATTAGACCATTATTAGCGACggatttgaaaaccatcactaatgcctctttaattttaaaataaataaataaatttattttagagtattagtgacaaatttaaggATTTGTCACTATTAGAATCTTATttgtgacgattaaataaccgtcactactattattttaaaataattaaaaaaatttattttagaatatttatgatgaatttaaagattcgtcactattagccactTATTAGTCACGGacttgggaaccatcactaatacttcttttattttaaaaaaaaaattatttcagagtattagtgataaatttgaagattcgtcactattagaccattattagtgacggatttgaaaaccgtcactaatatcttttttatttaaaaaaaatttaaaaaattttattttagaatattagtgacgaatttgaagattcatcactattagccacttattagtgacggatttgagaaccgtcactaatacctctctaattttaaaaaaataaataaaataaatttatttcagaatattagtgacgaatttaagtaATTGTCACTATTAGGCCCTTATTAGTAATAGATTTGAGAACCGTCCCTAATatctcttttatttaaaaaattttaaaaaaattatttcaaaatattaatgatgaatttgaagattcgtcactattagccacttattaatgacggatttgggaaccgtcactaatacttcttttatttaaaaaaaattttaaaaaatttatttcagaatattagtgacgaatttaaggattcgtcactattagacccttattagtgacagatttgagaatcatcactaatacttcttttatttaaaaaaataaaaataaaattatttcaaagtattagtaacgaatttaaagattcatcactattaaaccattattagtgacggattcggaaaccgtcactaatacctctttaatttaaaaaaataaatttatttcaaaatattagtgacaaatttaaggatttgtcactattagaatcttattagtgacggatttgagaaccgtcactaatacctcttttatttaaaaaaaaaaacatttcagaatattagtgacgaatttgaagattcgtcactattaggtTTATTTTGCActattaatgtttaatttttattgtttacttTTTGACAAAGATCttgaatttaaattaatattaaattcagatgaaatgtaaaataaaattatttttaaaatttattaaaattcacCTAAATCCAAAGttaagatttgaaattcattcaCTCAAACACAGCATTAGTAacaactgaatatatatatatatatatatattagtttttaGATATTGCAACTTTTTGCTACTATATATTAAGAATTTATTACTATTGAATAAATTAGTGcacacttaatttttttttttatgaaaaaataaaataaattacattgtaaatctcaaaaaataaatcaaaaaatatcTTTAGCATAAAAAATATTTCCACCATTTTTAACTAACAATAGGAATATATCAAGAACTAAAGTGTATGTTTTGAAATGTAATCATTAAGTTGAATTTTTATCATAATATCTTTAAGTTGtattcttttttgtattttcatgattctaatattgttttaattaattataattacaATTCAATTGCCTCAAATTTAAATGTTGTTTCTAGCTTTCATTCTCATAAATTATAACAAGTATCATTGAACAATCCctaaatatttcttattttctaaattatttaatATCCAAAATGCACTTCTATGAATTAAAATATTTGTGCacaattttcaataaaaattaaaatgtgaTTTCCAtgtaaacataaaataaaaatattctaaaaatatctACTGAAAAGAAAAATCTCTAATTTTCATGGAGGACTAAAAagtgaatttaattaaatgatttcAAGTAATTCTGATTTTTATATAATAAttctcaaaatttttaattttattattattattattttaatcatattttaatttatttaagctttaaacatatttctaaatttgaaaaaaattatagtTCACTTGTTCTCTTATACAAATGACATGAGATGGGAATTTCAAAAACTTTACTCTAGGGTATCTTCACCCTCTAAGCGAGGAGTCTTTTGTGCAAGTTTCTTTTTTACTTTATGGGCGCAATTgacactttttcttttcttttcattcataatgatatttcacttcttaataataattaattaattaataataacaatttttttttaattaataatttttttttttgtcattacaCGGTCATAGCAGCGTTAAACCGAAGGTTACACTTCCAACACcaggttacgggtatccactATGATATTGAAACTGataatgagtatgaaaatatGCAAATGATTATGCAATGATTTCGCCAATGACGGTCATCGCTTCGTTAAATCAGAGGTTAGGCTTCAAACGTCAGGTTACAAGTATCCACTATGATATTGAAATCGAAAATGAGTTTGAAAATATGCGAATGATTATACAATGATTTTGCCAGTGACGGTCATAGCTTCGTTAAACCAGAGGTTAGGTTTCCAACACCAGGTTACGGGTATATATTATGGTATTGAAACAGTTtatgagtatgaaaatatgcAAATGATTATATAATAGTTTCGCCAGTGACAGTCATAGCTTTGTTAAACTAGAGGTTAGGCTTCCAACACTAGGTTACGGATATTCGCTATGATATTGAAACCGATTATAAGTATGAATTATGCAgcatattaaatattttctattaaaaaccCTCCCACTACTAGTTaatgtatatttaaatattttctattaaaaaataatataagattattatttttaattaacaataatcttgctattaaagtatatttacaacatattactataataaccaatatgtcataatacatagtaaaataatatatagtcatttttaaataaattttgaataaaaatagtaatatttttataattagaaacttaaaagctaattattttaatttttaatgaaaatataattattttatattaattaaaataacataatattatttattaattaacaataatcttattattaatatatatttataacatttgattatcacattaatttatgttaaaaataatatctataactaaattaattttttgatttatttaatgttaatttcaatttatagatggttctttttattcgttctagaatttaattatattttattaataattaataggttgcAATGCATAATAAAAGAATatttggttaatttttaattgatagtttaattaataattatgtttactgctacttttaattaatatttaaatatttttcttaaataaaataatataatactattatttgattaacaataatcttgttcatTATTTATACATGTGATCatgttaatttatattaaaataatattattaaaataattcatCATGTTAATCATGCCCCATAAAAAAAACCAATTAATTATACATGACCTTATTCAACATTAATCTCCTTTACTATTAGCCacgttgtgtatatatatttagatgTAATACATTGCTGAATTAGGTACGGGCAACCCAACCCAAACCCTAATTAAGtttgatttgtattattattatgattattattaagtGTTATGATGAATTTTTATTTCCATCAATCTTGAGAATCatgccaaacaaaaaaaaatattttcatgagatagtaattttatttttcaagtatAATATTCTTGGCAAAGTAATTCTATGAAcacattcaaaataaattaagCCAAAAATACTGATTGTTCTATCATAATTTGAAACTTGACTGGAATTTTGTGAACCAAACATTTTACGCTTATGTTAGTTGGCATAAATATACGAAGGTAGTCTATGAACTTGGTTAATAGATAGATGGATATTTATTggatgaaattcaaaaaatcaaataaaattgataCATTGATTTATTATACATTCAAATAatcatgaaattaaataaaaatcctaacataaaAAATTTACAATTCTATGTATATgacttcaaaattaaaactaaattcaatgatcatgaaaattgaaataaatttacACATTCATGATTTATATATTCAAATAAACATGAgatgaaataaaaattataatctaAAAAATTTACATATTAATTGATCTAATactcaaataattatgaaagtaaataaaaaccctaatataaaatagtatatgattatgaaaattgaaataaatttacACATTCACATATGAATTTTGGCATCAATACATCATACATACAAGCATACTAAAATGTAAATTTCATATAACacataacaaattaaatgaagaaaaaCCCTATCCTTAAATTTAGGTGCTTCCAAACGAAGCCTTCACACTAAAACTTGTATCAATCCAACTAACAAATTCTTTaattaagaaatataaatttcaattttatcaaGAGCAAACGGTGGAAATCCATTTACCCCATCTTCTCTGTTTATATAGGTACTCCTCGAGTTAGCAGCCTCTCATTCGACAAGCAACGCTCACCTGCAAAACCTCTGCTACCCTCTGCCTCAGCGACGGTCACCTGCAAagcctctccttctctctacaacGTTAGCGTGTAGGGTCTATTCTCTGTTATGTTTGAGCCCAAAAGTGAAGGAGAAAGGGCAATTTCAAGGACGAGGCAAATCTCGCTAgttggcaaatctcgctggatcaagtagcgagatttgccacgcatcCAACGACGGGTGGATGAGCTCATTAGTATTCCGAAGCAATTCTTGCTGGATGAACCAacgagatttgccacgcatcCAACTTTCCCAatcaaatctcgctacttgatccagtgagatttgtttaaatctcgttgtaccaagtagcgagattacgttagagtCATTCTGGAAAAATACTTCGCATAACAgagtattatttattatatttttttttttaaaaaaaaaagataaatgggGAAAAAAACTCAACCTAGGATTTTTGGAAAGAACCAAAAGATGAAGGAATACtatatgttttcccaaaacaTACTGCGCAAAATTACACTGCCCATTAAAGGGGCATTTGGAAGAGAAACAAAAATGGAAATGATTCAGTTTTGTGCTCCTAAATAATTTCAACTGCATCAGTTCACTTTTTTAAAGGGCCATTTGGAAGAGAAACAAAGATGGAAATGATTCAGTTTTGTGCTCCTTAATATTCAATTGCATCAGTTCGCTTGTAGATGgaatcatttcaaaaaaaaaaagaaaaaaataattaacaccAAACATAGATCTCATTTCTGGGTTTCAAGAGCAATCAGCTGAATTGGGCATATGCATGCCAAACAGCTGGAGTGTTAACGATATATTGGAGGTAGCTGGTGAGGAGGGATTCACGTCTTTAACAGCAAAGGCGAGGCCAGTCAAGGGAATTTCATGAGGAGAAGAGTTTCCATGTAGCGTGAACTTCTCCATGAAAGCTCCATGGTCTGAAGAGTCCCCTGACATCTCCCTACTTCTGCTGCTCTGCTTCTGTGGTCGAGCTTCGCCTGGTAAACCCCGGTTCTGTTTTTTCTGGCAAGGGAATCTTTACAACACACTTTGAGAAACGACGTCGTTTGATGGCGCCTATGAAGCTATATAataaattttgttcaaatttattaaaatataaatgattcatattttatataattttgaatttaaaatttatttttggtgATAAAATATGAAAAGGAAAGCGTTAAGTGTCACGGGCTGTGTCATCACAAATTCACATGAAAAGATTAAAATAAGTGAAATAGAGTGGTCTGTTATCATGTGAACTCATAATGGTCATGAGCCTGTGATGCTTTACATTATTGattataatgtattttttttttggaaaatgtaaGCATTTTTTCATTTAAATCTTAACTCTTTTAATTAAGTAAAAATGAAAATACAATTTAAGCAAGTTACAAAAGAAGAGTTTAAATTCTTGttgtattttgaaaaaattgtgATGATTTAATTGATATGCAACACCAGATAAGTTATTTCTCATTGCATATATAGCTCAAATTGAGTGTGGCCTTCTAATAGACTAAACAAACAGTCATTATAACATACATCTTTTGATAATATTAAACAATTCTGCAGTGCAAAAATTTTGGATTTAATAAATtgtattcaaatttatataaatgtaAATCAAGATATGAAATTGATGCTTTTGAAACaatcataactttttttttataattttgaattttaaattcattCCTACTGGtaaattatgaaagaaaaacGTTGAGTATAATGAGCGCGTGTCATCACGGGCTTACATGACAAGTTTAGGACAAGTGAAATAGAATGGGTCTTACTTGCTTGACCGAGCCTCATACTGTTGTTACATTGGTTCGTAATAATCACGAACATGTGATGCTTAGCATTGTCCATTATGAAACCTATATTTGAAATTTTGTTGGAAAAGCCAAGCATGTgctcattttttcaaaaatctaaaTCTTAATTTCTTTAGGCCCAGTTTGAAGCTTGGAAAATAtgaggaaaaggaaaggaaatgagAATATAAAGTCAAATCATGTTatcaaagaaattaaaaaaaatgtcaaatcaattaataaaaatttgattttatatttaacttttcttaatttttaattatataaaaaaaatttgtatttttagtagtatttgatataaagagaaaaatatGATGGAAAGTGAGTTTCCTTCTTAATTTCTTTTCTCCAccaaaatccttaatccaaagAAATCTTAATTAAGTGAAAATAAATATGACGTGTTTTGTAAGTACACTCATATTTTAtctaatatattatgaatattattagacgataaaattacaaattattaaaattaaattttagtatgAATAGTCTTCAAAAGTACGGCCAACTATTAACTTAGGTGTTTTTCTTAACAAACACATTTTCCAACTATAGAAATTTATTAAGTAAGAAATCCAATAATTAAATGTATTGATATTGCACAAATTTTTTGGACCCATGAATAGTCTTAAAAGGTGTGATGAGCATTTAATTTAGGTGTTTTTTTATGGACACATTTTCTTATTAtagaaatttattaattaaaaaatttagtaaTTTAAATGAATTGATGACATTTAACTAATATAAGTTTGTTTAttgcaattaaaatatttatctaaaaagtaagagaaaatatatattaaaattttcatgTCAATATAGGGAGCCTCGAAAAGAAAGATTTGTTGCATCATCAATgataataaataaggaaaaaagcTAATTATAGAATGGGATAATGGTAAAAATATTAAGAATTTTACAAGTTTAAAAATTTTGCAGCTATTTCAATCCTATAAAAACTTGCTTGTGCCTAAAATCTTTCATGTCATTTTACTTGTTTTCGCAGATTCAAAATTCTGGATGGTTCTCTTCTTTTGAAGTATTTTAAGAGGAAAGATTTTTACTTGGAAGGACAGAAGGAAGAATCTTGTTGCTCGCAGAGACACCtacgagagagagagatggcGTCGAGCGCGGCGGTGCCGTTCTGGAGGTCGGCGGGCCTGACGTACGTAGGTTACTCGAACATCTGCGCCAGTCTGGTGAGGAACTGCCTCAAAGAGCCCCACAGGGCTGAAGCCCTCAGTCGCGAGACGGTCCATTTCTCCATCTCTAAATGGACAGACGGCAAGCCCCAGAAACCCACTCTCCGTTCAGATACAGAACATGAATGAGGTAGATCGTGATTCCCTtcaacaaaaaatacaaaaaaaactcatcatttcatatatatatatatatataaatgaaaaaaaaaaaaaaagctttactTATTTGTGGTTATAATACTAACCAGGGTTTTgattgttataattttttttttcattgtgcAAAGCTACATTTATACAGTTAAATACTGTGTTATGTATAATTTTTCCTTTATGTCATGTTCCATTTGTGAAATAGAATGGGGTAAAAGAGAATGGTATGAAAATTTGAATAGAAAATAGAATTAAATcaattaataaatttgatttaatttcATTCTCTTTCGATTACACCAAATGTTCAACAAAAGTTTTCTTTTAACATGTGGTCTGAGTTTTTAAATCATCAGTTATAATAacactttaaattttattttgtgcCACATCAAACATGGCGCGGCTTCAAATCAACAGATCAAGAAATCAATTCCAAGTAATCAATTAAGCTAAGTACGAATCGCTTCGCTTCATGTCCAGAGGGTTATcttctatattttctttttctataataGACGATTTTGGAGACTTTTTGAGTTTTAATTTTAATAGATTaattacaattagttatataagaaattattcTATACTTAACAAATACAATAACTGCAGTTATTACTATTCATTAAGAAAGTGTTCCAAATTTATAGATCAGTTTTTCAATCAGCTAAGCATCATTAATGCAACCGCTGTCAGAACACCATCGTCTTACATGCTTCAAGCTCAGTTCGGcgttgaattttaaaaattctcatCACAACCCCAACCAAAACTTGATTATCTAAAATGGAATCTTCCAATGCTTGCAAATTTCAAGTCTATTGAAATACTGCAATTAAATTATCGAAGACTTAAACTCAAGGATTTGTAAAAGCAAGATTAACCCACCTTTTTACAGTATCAATACAGCCATAATCCAAACATTTTAACTACAAGATAAAAAATTTGGCGAACCATTAACACATTTAACTCTTCTTCTTTGGAACAAGTCAAGTTTACACCAATAAGAAAGTACTGATAAGCAAAGAATGAAAGGTTCacaaagaagaaaataaaacaaagtattattaAATTCACAAAGAATTGTTCAATCAGTTTCATCGGAGTCCTCTTCAAAGAAATACAAGTATGGAGCAAAGTGCTTGCGTTCATGGGATTCTCCTTCCGCATCCTCACTATTGATCTTGGGAGTTATCCAACCCAGCTGTTGCATATAAACTTCATCATAAGCTTCTATATTCAATCCTGAGGCAAGGAATAGTTCTATTTCATTGACAAACCGCTCTGCTCTTCCAGTCAAAAAAGGCCTTGCAGCGTCTAAGACCAGAGACTCGAAGGCTTCTTGTTTTTCTTCAGGAGCACTTCTAAGTTGCTCAGTTCTGGATAATTGAAGGTTAGTGTAAATCCAATAGCAAGATAATTATAATGGAAAAATGATTCAGTGTTCGCAATATCCTTCACAATTTTTATTGATAGTTTTAATGCCAAACTCAAGCATATAACATTATCCAGCAGAATTCAACAGACAatgatttaaatttaattcattttttaagGCATGTTATAATAGTAAAGATGCTTCAATTTTGGATGCATGTTAGAATGCAACTTATTACCTTTTCCAGAATGAGTCAATTACACCAAGTACATGATGCACAATGTTGTCAACATCTTCCTCCTACATAGAAATATTACGTCAACCATGTAGTTCCGTAACATGAAAGGGAAAACTTACCACATTCAGCTAAAACATGCAGTCATCCTGAAAATGGGTTTAAATTGatcaaatattttgtaattggtaAAATCAGAAGGAAATCTAAAATCTTGACTACAGGATCTTTATTTCTCCTAAGAAGCATTTTATGCATTTCATTAGAACACCAAGAGTTTGTGGTTAGGATGTTGAACGTGTAGGTCCAATCCCACCAGAGGACATACAAAAAGCCAACATTCCTTTTTTAAGCTTTCTATTATGGTCCATCTGTTTTCCAAAGTGAAACCAAGGAAAAAAGTATTAGTTGAGGGTATATTATGGCTTGACATACTAATTTGACTCTCTATGTGGTAAATGGAGGAAGTTGTAATGCCAAAAAAAAGGCCCATATGCCGTTCTTGGATGAATTCCAATAAGAACACAACATTATCCCATGCAAAGCTGGCTAATAGAAAAATGCACCTAGAGAAAAAGATGCACGTCTAAGAGCAGATGTATTTGCTCTGCTACTGGGCTCATTTCTGTGTCTGTAGGGGAGGTCAACTAATGTCAGGGGTGCAAGTATcattatatttttgtatgtgcaAGGGTCCATGTTAATTTGACTTTGTCAATACCCTTTTGCCTTCTCCAGATAAAATTTTTTATCAGTTTCGtttgtgatttttatttactttttcttcttaCTTTAGTTGTTAGACAAATGGCTCATCCattaaatatgattttattttcattaaacaCCATAAACTtcacatttttattatttttgattggCTATTCCCTTAAAAGCATAAATttcaatttttcattaattttttcttcatttctccccttatttttttaaagaaagcatacacatgattttttattgttataaagttaattttttaaaaaattttcttgaaTTCTTATACTATTTTCTCCAATATTTTAAAAGGCTAAGGCATAAGGCGAGgtgttttaacccttaagaggcaaCCTGTAAGCCTTGAGCAGTTGGGGGCATAAGCCTTCGGAGAATttgtttttaagataaaaatatgttaataaattatatatttaaaatgaagtaaaaaataataaaatcacaaatataatgtaaaaaataaaaactagatgtactttccaaattattagttggccattcaaaaattgctaacttgaataggtgacataaatcatgacaagagatagttaTACCATTagaaagttcaaactatttttatgatgtaagatacaactctcagttattttgaaaaggttgaggttcaagagttttagaaatataactcatattatgacattcattttatacaaacatgtagttaaaattttctaaccaattctaacttgagaatcacacaccctaaatgcgtaagcctcaactaaaaaggcacaaaaaagcgtttttttttttttgtaaaaaatgcataagcctcagcaTATGatgcattagcctttttggaattttggtattttagattgagcctcaaggcgttttagacatgccttgccttgaggcgagccttgattgagtcttttaaaacactgattttTTTACAATATCTCAGCTGCCCAGGAGAGCAAATCAGTTATTTTCCTCAGAAGCCCCTTTGGAAAACAGCAGGTCCTTTGAAGGTTGCTATTCACCTGGGAGGCTGCTCTAGGGAAGATCCTCACCCTTGACAACCTTCAAATAAAGAGCTTCTCTATCATGAATAGGTGTTTTTTGTGTCTAGAAGAAGCGGAATTGGAGAATCACATCCTTATTCTTCGCTGCCCCTGGACCAGGAATCTCTGGAACTTGGTCAATTCCATGGTCAAACAGAAACAGATCACTGCAGCTTCAGGTGAGGGTGAAATTTGAACTTCTAAAGGGATCTGTTGCACAAGTTCAAAAGGAGAGCTCTTTCCCTTATCCCCCTCCCTATTTTTTGGGTGACTTGGAAAGAAAGGAACAGAAGGGCCTTCAACGCAACAGTCCTCCTCTGCAGGCTGTCATGGAAAACTGGTTATGTATGATCTCTAGTTAGCATAGTGAGGTGCTAGGGAGGGACTTCTGTTATTCTCCACTCCCTGGATGTACTTCAGTGACACGTGCATTGTTTTTGTTATTTGTTGTTTTTGCTGTACTTGAATGGCATCTTCTTGATGTCTTTTTCTAATTATATTTCTTTGCTgaccccccaccccccaaaaaaaaatactAGACCAAAAGAAAATCTCTCACAACTCTCTTGAAGTCTCAATATTCCTAGCTAGTcctactaaaattttaaaaatagacaagtaaataaacagggatactagaaagacaaaCTTGAATAAGGATGATGCAACTGCCTAAAAGAAAATAAAGCACCCTTCGACCCATCCAAACACTTAGACAACTTCTCCACCACAAGATCCCAAGAACCCACAGACCAAGGATTAGCACCCAACGAACCCTGATCACATCCAGCTAAAGAAGCCAACTCCAAACAACTAGTATCACTTAAATTAATACCAGCAGTTCCACTCTACCCCAAATCAACCTCTTAAACAAAACCTGCTCAAAAAAGGGTAATATTAAAAAAAGACTCCCCATGATCTGGTAAGAAAAAAAATAGTGTTCTCTGCAAATTGAAGATGAGATACCATAACCCCTTCAGTCCCCACCCTAGTCTCTCTTATAAACCCTAGACATAATTGCACTTACTTTACTCTCTACAAAAAGCCAAGTTATCTGGGCTAGGAATATGGTTCAATTCCAAACCCTCA
This window contains:
- the LOC131159337 gene encoding ATP synthase subunit epsilon, mitochondrial-like; the encoded protein is MASSAAVPFWRSAGLTYVGYSNICASLVRNCLKEPHRAEALSRETVHFSISKWTDGKPQKPTLRSDTEHE
- the LOC131159336 gene encoding uncharacterized protein LOC131159336 isoform X5; its protein translation is MSQDASSCSSSSVATVACPICLGPVTQESYLDRCFHKFCYNCIVHWTKVVAGNHCRPLCSLRCPLCKTENFSIIHGYDGSSFQRHYVNQDIGNKYVFPFQKPKGIDCSATTLNQEEDVDNIVHHVLGVIDSFWKRTEQLRSAPEEKQEAFESLVLDAARPFLTGRAERFVNEIELFLASGLNIEAYDEVYMQQLGWITPKINSEDAEGESHERKHFAPYLYFFEEDSDETD
- the LOC131159336 gene encoding uncharacterized protein LOC131159336 isoform X4, whose protein sequence is MPAAVLPRPSPPLPAPSASALLLRNPIWIAVSTENFSIIHGYDGSSFQRHYVNQDIGNNFSLSKAQRYRLQCYYTESGVLNDKFNVSQYWKSHKYLQQNQWLHNWLEREIQALTQEEDVDNIVHHVLGVIDSFWKRTEQLRSAPEEKQEAFESLVLDAARPFLTGRAERFVNEIELFLASGLNIEAYDEVYMQQLGWITPKINSEDAEGESHERKHFAPYLYFFEEDSDETD